The genomic window CTTACGTCGCGCCCTTTCCTGGCGGCGTCTCACATTGACGCCGAGGAGTCTCAGGGCCCGTCTGCAAGGCGGCAAACCTCGCAGGGCCTGCACCCCTGTCCGTCTCGCGTGTGACTTTCGCTTGAGGTGCGGGCTCCTGGCAGACGCGTGATTCCGTCGTTCGCTGAAGGGACCCAAAGCATCAGCTGACCCTCGAGACACCATGCACAGAGGCCTGCCGCCGGCTTCTTAAATGCGCTCGCGGGCCCAACACCGCGCCGGCTACAAGGCCAGTCGGCGATTCCTGCTTCACCTCCCGGCACTTGCTGGACAATCAATGGCTTGCACTGTGGCAGGGGAGGCTTCGCGCCTCGTTCCAGAAGAGGAGTGGTCCTCTGGCGGTGTGAGGGTGCACGCGGCTcccgcgcagaggcaagTCGTCGCTCCCACTCACGAGGCGTACTCGTGGAGAAACTGTCTctctcgacgccgccgcgtcgcgtttCCTTGTCTCAATGCCCCCCCTGCTCTGTCCGCCCGAAGCAGCTGTTTGACGCGAGGCGTCTGTTCACGTGGATCGGTGGCGCAGTCGTCAACTGCGCGGTGCGGACGTTGCTCCAACTGCCGCATTTTCTCGTGGAGTCACCTGGAAGCTACCCTGTGGCTTGCAGGCCACGTTTTCGCCATCGGAGCCTTTTACTACTGCTGCTTGATTCCGTACTTCGAAGAGAATCAGCAGTACGTATACGGCCAGGTGCTCGTTCATCCTGGGTCGTCGGCTGACTTGTTCACTGCGCGGTGCGCAGAGtatttcttctctgcgctgcgcccgctgcgctttcttctgcggGTCCTGTACGCCGTGCTCCTCGTGCCCTTCGAGTTCCTGTCAAGCGTGCTtcccttccgcttcttcatcTACACGCCTGTGGAATCGCCAGGACTCCCGCCTGTCTACGGATCTGGTGTGCGTGATGCAGCCCGTGGTCGCTCGTCGTACCTCCTCGATCAGAGCGATGGACAGTACCGGGAGCTGCGCAACGCGTTCCcgcttcttttccttctGATGTGCGTCCACGGTATCCTTGCGTTTTTCTTGAGGAAGTTcgcgtttcgcttcttctgcaggcgctACTCCACAGCTGCCCGCGGAGGGGCGCCTCACGCGTTTTTCAAGCTcttgcgtcgcgcgccaCAGACCGCGAGCCACGTTTCGTCTCCGACATGGTGCGTGGAACGCCCGTGTGGGACGCCCGGCTATCGCGGGGCTTCAGCGGgagactcgcgcgctgccgccgaaaGTTCGCCTTTGTCTGGGGGCACTGATTTAGGAAGGCTTTTACAcccgcctcgctcgtctgCAGCAAGGAGAGCCTGGATCGCCACACAGCGTGTCCAGTGTGgcttcgagctgctgctgggctTGGGGTTGGCAGCCTACCTGCATTCGATTCACCTTCTTGTTCTGCTGTTTCACGCTCTGTTGAACTACTCCTTCACTATGCTGCTCTCCACCCCagactctgcggcgtctccgccctcgcctgtCATGACTTCAAATGGCCATtcagtcgcgccgccgcttcagcctgcctcgcgctcgcccgccttcgcATCCTCAGTCTCCTTCCTGCAGGCCGGCAGACACCTCTTGACAACTCACCGGTGCACTGTAGTGGTTACACTTAGTGTCGGTCTCCATTTCGCCATGCTCGTCCTCCACGGCCTGACGCcgcagttttctctcgccttcATTCAtccctcgctgctgcctgtcGAGATGTTTTTCTTTGCCTTTGTGCGGCCGCGCTACTCGCTTCACGACTGTGTGCGCATGATTGCCTTAAAGCTGCTGTCGTTCAACCTCGATAAAGTTTGGGCCTACCAACTGCATCAGCGCACGCTGCAGTCGCGGTCAGAGACTGGCAACATTCGAGGGGGGGCGGAAGCCGCCAAAGCGAGGTGGGCGCCTGAGACCGGCGAACAGGAGAAGGACAGCAGCGATGGAGGAGCCCGGCATCCATTGGGAAGCCACGCGCCAGCCGGAATAGGCGAACATTCTGCACGGCAAGCATGCAGACCTGCTGTGCCTGAACTGTGCCCGAGCCCCTTCGACGATGAGAGGTTTTTTCCAAGCGACAGCCCCGACATCCCCTACAGCACCTACGGCTCCATCGCACGGTATCTCGCCTACGTGTTTTTCGCGCCGACTTACCTCGCAGGTCCGCACTTCACGTACAACTCGTGGAACCGCCAAGCTGCGTTTCCGTGGTGGGTGCTTCTGGGGCATAACGCATATCTGAGCccctctgcggaggccgccgagaaAGAGACGGATCTCGCACCGTGTGCTTCAACACCCAACGCGGAATTCGCTGCCTCGTGGGAGGGGAAACATTCGGAGCCCCGTTCTGAGCAGGACGTCGGGTGCGCACATGCGAAGGGCATGAAAGTCCTTCCTcgaggcgtctcgctcttGACGGCATGCGCGTCGCGAGCGCTTGGGGTTTCACTATCCCCTGCTTCTTGCCTGTCTTCCGCGTACCCTGCTGCCAGCTCTTTGGTAGAACAACACCACGCGGAAGCAGACCTGGAACTGCGCCCTCCCTCACTGGTTCATCGCGAGAAAGGCTCTTCCGGCGTCGCTTCGGAACCTCCGTCTGCCGGCCTGAGGCTGGTTCAGGATGAACGCGCGGCTGAGGGAGGCACGCGTAGgccggcgtccgcgagggCTGGAGCAGCAAACGGATGTTCCATCGCCAAAACTTCCTCGCCACAGGACAAGGACGAGAATGATTTCTGCCCTTTCGGGTTAGGCGCTTCTCCGTACCTTCTGGATATGCCCACCTCGGTCTACGGGAAGCTGCTTGGCAGATACGTCCTCCCATATTTCCTTCGATGGATTCTTGTTGTTTTGCTTCTGGAGCTCCACCTGCGCTACCTGCCGGTCAACGCCCTAgtgacgcagctgcgcaatATCTACCTGTGGAGAAAAATGCAGGTAAGGGAGGGGGCAGCCCGGGAGTCTGGGGGGGGTTTGCGTCCGCCACTATTTCGCAACTCGCCTCATCCAGATCAGATGGACCCCCCTGCGACGCACCGCGTTCTGGAGTCGTTGCGTGAGACAGTCTTGCATGCACTGTATGTCTCCCGCCACGCTGtgctctgcttcctccctctcgcagATCTGGCAGCTCTTCACAATGAGCGTCTCGGTTCTCTGCTTCATGTGGCTCAAGTTCCTTTGCCTGTGGCGCTTCTTTCGTCTGTGGAGCATGGCGGCTGGAGCAGTGCCCCCAGAAAACATGGTTCGGTGTCTGTACAACAACTACAGGTACGTGGAAAAAGACCGGGATCTCACCCTTTGTCAAGCGCTGGGCCGGGATCCGTCTCTGAAGCGGGGAGGGAGCACAGCCGCTGCTCACCACCTGTAGACTGCCTTGCACCTTCTGCAGGTTCCATTCCAATTGTATTACACACCTTCTGTTTACATTTGAGTGGTTTTAGTAACCCGCAcgtattgattccgcactttAAGTAGCGCGTTTGCACACATGCCCGCGGTCGTGCGCATCCGCGTGCCTAATTGCCCATGTGTatctgtgtgtctctctatctatatatgtgtatgtatttaTGAGTCCGTGTGCAggtcgccgcatgcgcgcgcacCTTGTAAACAGCATATGGAAGGTGATATTGGCGTTCGAGATGTAGCTTGGTGAAGTTACGAaccgcccgcggctgcgtttCCTGTTTCCTTTTTTCCAGCACAGAGCAATTTTGGAGGAGTTGGCATCGGAGCTTCAATTTATACCTGATTCGCTACATGTACGTCCCAGTCAACAGACAGATCcagtctctcctcgcctaCGGGCACGAGACTCAGAGGAAGACACCTCCCTCGGGATCTTTCGGTCCTcgaagcggcgccgaagcagcgacagcctcgccgcgacaTCGCGTGGAAACTGCGGGATGGTCTAAGCTCGGCGCGCGTTTCGTCTCGACCTTCCTTGTCTTTTCTTACGTGGCGCTTTGGCACGAATTCAGCACGAACGTTTTCTTCTGGGCGCTGGGCTGCGCGGGCTGTCTCGTGCCTGAGGGGGCGCTCCGCTACTGGGCCTTCCTGTCTCCAACCGCCAAAGCAatcgggcgaggagacagggtcgccgccgcaggaggcaggTGTGCTGAACGAAATGCCGGCAAGCTGCAGCTTGACTCAGACGGCCCAGCATGCGCCGTTCGCGCGAGGCACGGGGGGGCAAGCAGCTGCGAAACAGAGGACGCGGTGAGCGTGACagtcgacgacgcggagaatcCACGTggaggagaggacgacggcaaGCGCCACCAGTTCTCAGGGGTTTTTCTAGCCAGCGGAGACAAAGAGGGCAGTcgcagcgacagagaagagaggcctTTGCAAGCGGACGACAGACAAGGCAGACGAGGGGCGGGGTGGAATCAGGGGACGACCCGCGTTGCCTCCGAAAGCGGGGACGAGCTTCgagcgggcggcgctgaaggGGAGGGCAACAAACGACGGCAGAAGAGCAGACGCGAACAACGCCCTTCGGACGACTTCCTGGCGAGCGGGAGCGGCGACCAGCACAGAGAGGAATacgggcggcagcgaggacgcaTGAAGCAGGCAAACCCCAGGCGACACATCGCGGGTCTCGTCTCACCTCGCGGCCGGCCGGTGCTCGGCTGGGTCTCCCGTCTGTACAACGGGCCAGACATACGAGGGAAGATTGTTTTCAAGCACCTTTGTATCCTCGCAGGCACCATGAACGTCATTTTGCTCGCCGTCTGCAATCTAGTCGGCTACTCCTATGGTAACGAAGCACACGAAGCTCGCGAAAAACACATTTCTAGATGtatataaactacctttcTCTGGAGAGTGCCGCGTTATATTATATAGACCACATGacttctggtactttgagatcatgccAACGACCAGAAGGGGAGTTGCTTTCTGCGTCGTGTTCTTCAAGCTCAAGCCGCGACCCTCTGGCAGCAGACAGCGCGGGGCGCGGACAGGTCGAAGCCAGTCtcgtggcgctgcggcgtACTGCCCACTGAGAAAAGCCAGCTCAGCCTGTGGCTGTAGGCGCGTGAAAGGACCAgtctctcgctgctcgcgctgtcCGCGCTTGACGGGATCATCGCCTGGCCTAAAGCATTCTGACATGCCCTCTATGACCTGTTTGTgttcgccgcaggcgccgaaggagtGGAGCTGATCCTGCGCCGACTGAGGGATGACGGattcttcctctcgcttcgCGCCCATTTGGAGTTTCTTTTCAACTGCTTTTTTGCGGTACAAGGAATGTTTGTCATTCGAGCAATTGAAGGGGGGCGCCACAACTTCTAATGACAACTCTGTCGATTAGGCCAAGGGTTTAGGGTATAGGCCGACGAGGCCTTCTAGGACTCTTCCGctcaggctgcggcgggcttcGGCGCTATACGCGGTGCAGTTGTTTTCGATCGACGATCGCGGAGCGGAAATCCAGGGCGAAAAAGAGACATCTGCAGCACAGCAGGGATGCCCCGGACGCCTTCGTAGATACAATCGCGTCCAATGCCCGCGCTGTTGACTGAAGAGTATGTGGCACTGTGTTGATAGACAATTCGCGCTTCTTTTCTGCCTTTGGAAACAGCCTATGCGTCTCCACGCTGAAGGAGCGCCGTGTGGTGCATGAGCGGTGTGCCATGGCCGCGGGCCTGAGCGTCAATGCGGGTATCCGTCTTGTCCGGGAGACGCGAAGTTGACAGAGGCTTGTTCGGAGAGAGATTGTGAGTTTTCCCACCTGGCGGAGTGCAGTACGAATGCTAAGCAGGTGTGGGTTCGCTGCGCCTCAAACAACCGGTGATACCGAGTCTTCGGGCTCGTGGTAACGTCTGCCACTTGACCGCCTGCTTTGATTTAGCCTTTCACAATGTAGCGTAGCTGCGGGATGCAGTCTACTATCTGACGCCGATTGCAAGTAGGTGTGAATTGAAATGGCTGAACGTCTTAATATCTAGAGTGACTACTTAGCTTCACCTCTAGAGCAGGAAGTGCAGACTGTACGTTGCTTGGGTGTGGGATCGCCAGGCTTATACAAACGACTTCGCACAGTCGCTCCCCCAACGTCTCTACTATTCGAGTACCGCAGAGGACGGCCGCCACGCAAAGCAGTCGTCGCGTCCCAGCTAAACGGAAGAGTTCAAGAGAGAGACGTGAGGATCCAGTCGCCACAGGCCGCTCCCCACATGCCACATTCAGCGTACAACACGCACTGGCTTCTGCGTGGATCAGCAGTAGATACGTGCGCATGCACCACTGGGCCCGTTCTCGAATTCGCCGACGGACCCCGCCCTCCCTCCTTCCGTCCCCCCCGGCTGGCAAGACACTGTGCCGCCCTTCGCTTCATAGCTCAATTCCGCAGAGCGAAAGCGCTGTTGTCCCTGTCACTTTTTTCGCTGAGCGTTTCTGGCGCTCAGagccttcgcgtctccgcctgtgTTGGCCGCCCCTATGGtgcgaagcgcagcgcagcgcgccgccgtctccagTCACCGCGCCCCTCTCGCCTGAAGCGCTGCTGGCTGCCTGTCTGTGATGAAAGTCACTCGGCAGCCAAGCGGCTCAGCGTCCCGACGCCCGGGCTCAGACTGACCAgcggccccccccctccccgtaGTGAGCCTCCCCTCAGCCCGAGGAGAACTCCTGCATTCCTACCTGCGTGGCTGGGGTAAACCTcgtggagaggccgcgcgaaggGCTTAAGCGATGCGCTACCCTGGCCGGCGGACTCCTCACAACGCGAAGCAAAGGGCACAGACCCGAAGACGGGAGCGCGAAGGTTGCCCTCCTGCGGgatcgcgagcggcggaaacAAAGCGAGCTGCGAGTCAGAAGCAGCCGGTAATGGGCGGtgggccgcggcggggacgGGGGAGCCAGAGGCAGGGCCAAGGCCGGCGCGTGAAGGCAGAACAGGCAGACAGACAGGGCTCGAGCTGCAGGGCGCCACCCCCTGCCACACAACCCTCACCCCGTGATGAGGAGAcacctgtctctctctctcctgcgagcggcggcaCGAAGAGAACTCCCCTGCCACACGCAACGGCAGATTCGTCTCCCGCTCGGCGGGCGGCTCCACGGCGAAGCCTCTggcgcccacgccgccgcagacgcaatCGGAAGGCAGAGGCAGGGGCGTTGAGGGCGGCTGCGACGTGTCGGGCTTGGGGAGCGGGGAtggggaggcggcgagagaaggaaacgcgGGCACGGAGATGTTTTCATATCGCACTCTCTCGACTCCATAACTCTCACTGCCGCACAGAAGACAAGGAACAGTATCGGTTTGTGGCGCCCCCGTGCCCGCACGTACGCGTGGCGGCTCGGCGTGCTTTAGGCGCTCGCTCGAGGCCTCGAAAGGAGATCCTGAGGacacaggaggcgcagccaTTTCGCCTCTGAGATTGGCGCGACCGAGGTTTTCTGTCAAATTGCTGGCCTCTGCTGCTGAGACGTtctgcgagaggaggcgccgcggaagtgCTTCGTTTGCTAAagtcgctgcctcgtcggcgagccactgcgtctctccagcaggcgaagcagcgctAGGGACGTTGTCAGGTTTGCCCCGTTCCCCGCCCCTTGGCCGCTCTGGGGGAGTTTGATGCCACATGAATCGGTTGCGGTCAGCCGAAGCGCTTCTTTGCGGAGGAAGTATCATCTTTCCCTGAAGACGCGacctctctgcttcttcagtTTCCCTATCTCGTGCTCTCCACGGGTCTCCCGGAGAAGAACACACCACCTCCCGTGATTTAGGCTCTCCAGTTTTGCACACAACGaattcctctctctcgccgcttcCGGCTCCTGTCGGCCCCTGCCTGCCCCGGCCGGGGCTCTCGTCGGTTCGCCCGCTGCGGACTGAGGCGCCCATCCAGTCTAATCCCTCCGCAAAGGAGAGGCGCTCTCCGAAGCCCCTGGCGTCGCGTGGCTGAGCCGGGCGGATATCGCTGCCGTGGGAGCCGCCGCTCCACTCTGAATGGCAGCCGAGTTGCCCTCGCACGTGCTGCGCGAGTTCGGTGCGCTCACTGAGAGCCGGCGAACGCAtcgccgcgagcctcgccgacgccgagaggaGGGGCGTGAGCAGCGACGCTAGCGATGTCGCGAAAGGCGCTAAGGCCCGGTTGCCAGGGGCGgcgggaggagacagagacaggccGGCAGACCACGCAGCGGACAACGGCAACAGGCTGGAGCGGGGATCCGCGCACGCCTGTTGAGGAAGTTGCCAAGCCGGCGCGAAGGGCACCCCGTGGGCGCCACTCGAGGGTCGAGGCCCGGCGgatgccgcggaggcagcggcccagagaggcgagacagaggcagccggagagggcgacggagacgcgaaggccgggctggagggcgacgcacgcggagCCAAAGAAACGAATCCCTCGACCCGTGAGGTGGAAGGAGTTCGGCCCATAGCCTTGTCGATCGTgcgagcaggcgcaggcagcaccGGCGCGGAGCTCGACGCGGGCGCAACAGAGGGAGAGCTGAGCACCTGCGCGGAGgactcgacggcggcgggagagggAGCCACGGGAGGAGAGCAGCGGTGAAGTGCTGAAGGCATGCAAACAAGACAAAGCATCGCGACCGCGTCTCAATCTCCCGAGGCCGTAGTAGGCTGCGGGCCGCTGCAAAGCCATGCGGCAGGCGGGGATCCATCGCCGCGCGAGATACCTTCCTATTGGATCCCGTGCCTTTAGCGTTTTCATCGCTCGAGGGAACGTGCTCATTCGTGACTcggcacgcgcggcgccctgcgcctggagctggcggcgtttcgcgcgcggagaggaggggcgCCCTCCctgggggggggacggggggcgggggggggactGGGCCAGGTCTGCCGTCGCACTGCCTCAGCGTTTTTGGTTTTCTCTGGTTTCGTCGTACCGAGATCCAAGCGGCCGGCGCCAAgcaccgccgccagcggactCGCAGCTGGTCCACGCACGGCGAGGCCAtcaggcgcggaggctccACGGGCCTCTATCCCACCGACGaggggcggcgaagcggcggggTCCCCGGGGAAGCTTCTCGAGGCCAGGAGAGCCTCTTCGAGCTTGTGAGCGAGGTTCGCCGATATCGTGGGgttcagcagcagctcttcagagtccgcgccctccgcgtgcgcagcgccagcctCACCTTGCCcgtggaggcagaggcgcggcttcgcccctGCGGGAAAGGCCGGCGAgctggccttcgcctcttcggaaaaagggaggcgcgcagcagacgccggaCCCGCGGGAGGGACAGGGAGCCTCGCAGCGAgtggcagcgacgccgcgagaccaggcggagaggcgaaaaagagaggcgacgcggcaccGACGCCCAGGGCGGGGGTtgcagga from Besnoitia besnoiti strain Bb-Ger1 chromosome XIII, whole genome shotgun sequence includes these protein-coding regions:
- a CDS encoding hypothetical protein (encoded by transcript BESB_030370), producing MACTVAGEASRLVPEEEWSSGGVRVHAAPAQRQVVAPTHEAYSWRNCLSRRRRVAFPCLNAPPALSARSSCLTRGVCSRGSVAQSSTARCGRCSNCRIFSWSHLEATLWLAGHVFAIGAFYYCCLIPYFEENQQYVYGQVLVHPGSSADLFTARCAEYFFSALRPLRFLLRVLYAVLLVPFEFLSSVLPFRFFIYTPVESPGLPPVYGSGVRDAARGRSSYLLDQSDGQYRELRNAFPLLFLLMCVHGILAFFLRKFAFRFFCRRYSTAARGGAPHAFFKLLRRAPQTASHVSSPTWCVERPCGTPGYRGASAGDSRAAAESSPLSGGTDLGRLLHPPRSSAARRAWIATQRVQCGFELLLGLGLAAYLHSIHLLVLLFHALLNYSFTMLLSTPDSAASPPSPVMTSNGHSVAPPLQPASRSPAFASSVSFLQAGRHLLTTHRCTVVVTLSVGLHFAMLVLHGLTPQFSLAFIHPSLLPVEMFFFAFVRPRYSLHDCVRMIALKLLSFNLDKVWAYQLHQRTLQSRSETGNIRGGAEAAKARWAPETGEQEKDSSDGGARHPLGSHAPAGIGEHSARQACRPAVPELCPSPFDDERFFPSDSPDIPYSTYGSIARYLAYVFFAPTYLAGPHFTYNSWNRQAAFPWWVLLGHNAYLSPSAEAAEKETDLAPCASTPNAEFAASWEGKHSEPRSEQDVGCAHAKGMKVLPRGVSLLTACASRALGVSLSPASCLSSAYPAASSLVEQHHAEADLELRPPSLVHREKGSSGVASEPPSAGLRLVQDERAAEGGTRRPASARAGAANGCSIAKTSSPQDKDENDFCPFGLGASPYLLDMPTSVYGKLLGRYVLPYFLRWILVVLLLELHLRYLPVNALVTQLRNIYLWRKMQIWQLFTMSVSVLCFMWLKFLCLWRFFRLWSMAAGAVPPENMVRCLYNNYSTEQFWRSWHRSFNLYLIRYMYVPVNRQIQSLLAYGHETQRKTPPSGSFGPRSGAEAATASPRHRVETAGWSKLGARFVSTFLVFSYVALWHEFSTNVFFWALGCAGCLVPEGALRYWAFLSPTAKAIGRGDRVAAAGGRCAERNAGKLQLDSDGPACAVRARHGGASSCETEDAVSVTVDDAENPRGGEDDGKRHQFSGVFLASGDKEGSRSDREERPLQADDRQGRRGAGWNQGTTRVASESGDELRAGGAEGEGNKRRQKSRREQRPSDDFLASGSGDQHREEYGRQRGRMKQANPRRHIAGLVSPRGRPVLGWVSRLYNGPDIRGKIVFKHLCILAGTMNVILLAVCNLVGYSYGAEGVELILRRLRDDGFFLSLRAHLEFLFNCFFAVQGMFVIRAIEGGRHNF